The following proteins come from a genomic window of Lachnoclostridium phytofermentans ISDg:
- a CDS encoding low molecular weight protein arginine phosphatase, with the protein MPRKYDKVIFVCTGNTCRSPMAEALLKNLIQEDEFEIRSRGLIVLFSEPINPKSEEVLKNHNIPIDGHTTKQFKASEVTESTLILTMTYKQKLKLMLDYGIESNIYSIKEYVGEIGDVVDPYGGTLLDYEECFEELALLVKKTMYQLMREV; encoded by the coding sequence ATGCCACGAAAGTATGATAAAGTAATCTTTGTCTGTACAGGGAATACTTGCCGTAGTCCAATGGCGGAAGCACTTCTTAAAAATTTAATACAAGAAGATGAGTTTGAAATCCGCTCAAGAGGGTTAATTGTCTTGTTCTCAGAGCCAATCAATCCAAAATCGGAAGAGGTTTTAAAAAATCATAACATTCCTATCGATGGACATACGACGAAGCAGTTTAAAGCTTCCGAGGTTACAGAAAGTACCTTGATTTTGACCATGACATATAAACAGAAATTAAAGCTCATGCTAGATTATGGTATCGAAAGTAACATATATAGTATAAAGGAATATGTCGGAGAAATTGGGGATGTGGTTGATCCATATGGCGGAACACTTCTTGATTATGAAGAGTGTTTTGAAGAACTTGCTCTATTAGTCAAGAAAACGATGTACCAGTTAATGAGAGAAGTGTGA
- a CDS encoding L-threonylcarbamoyladenylate synthase translates to MKTIIKRMDRDNLNSEDFKEAVELLKEGQLVAFPTETVYGLGGDALDKTAARRIYEAKGRPSDNPLIVHIANIEALKELAVEVPEEAYRLADDFWPGPLTMILKKSDLVPLETTGGLDTVAIRMPSDEIARRLIKESGLYLAAPSANKSGRPSTTKAEHVIEDLDGCVSMIIDGGSSTIGLESTIVDLTGDNPVILRPGFITREMLNQCIGGTEYDKAVLKKEKSDPVVAKAPGMKYRHYAPKGQLTIYEGDTNQVIKAINEAAKQKTEEGFHVGILATEETKNLYSYGDVKSIGTRKNEETIAAHLFECLREFDTSNAAYIFSESFEDNYLGQAIMNRLLKAAGYQVVTID, encoded by the coding sequence GTGAAAACAATAATAAAGCGAATGGATCGAGATAATTTAAATTCAGAAGATTTTAAGGAAGCAGTAGAATTACTGAAAGAAGGACAGCTAGTAGCGTTTCCTACCGAGACTGTTTATGGTCTTGGTGGTGATGCCCTCGATAAGACAGCAGCAAGACGTATCTATGAGGCAAAAGGTAGACCGTCTGATAATCCTTTAATCGTTCACATCGCAAACATAGAAGCACTAAAAGAATTAGCAGTGGAGGTTCCGGAGGAAGCGTATCGATTAGCCGACGATTTCTGGCCGGGACCACTCACGATGATATTAAAAAAGAGTGATTTGGTTCCACTTGAGACAACAGGAGGTCTTGATACGGTAGCAATCCGAATGCCATCGGATGAGATTGCTAGACGTCTAATAAAAGAGTCTGGTCTTTACTTAGCTGCACCAAGTGCGAATAAGTCAGGAAGACCAAGTACTACAAAGGCGGAACATGTCATTGAGGATTTGGATGGATGTGTATCCATGATCATCGATGGTGGATCTTCTACGATTGGTTTAGAGTCAACCATTGTAGATTTGACTGGTGACAACCCTGTTATTTTACGTCCTGGGTTTATTACAAGAGAGATGTTGAATCAGTGCATTGGGGGAACAGAATATGACAAAGCTGTGTTAAAAAAAGAGAAGAGTGATCCAGTAGTAGCAAAAGCTCCAGGCATGAAATATCGCCACTATGCACCGAAAGGACAGCTTACGATATACGAAGGTGATACGAATCAGGTAATTAAAGCAATCAATGAAGCTGCTAAGCAAAAGACAGAAGAGGGCTTTCATGTAGGAATCCTTGCTACCGAAGAAACGAAGAATCTTTATTCTTATGGAGATGTAAAAAGTATCGGAACTAGAAAAAATGAAGAAACAATTGCTGCACACTTATTTGAATGTCTTCGCGAGTTTGATACTAGCAATGCAGCATATATCTTTTCAGAAAGCTTTGAGGATAATTATCTAGGACAAGCCATTATGAATCGTCTATTAAAGGCAGCTGGTTATCAAGTTGTTACAATAGATTAG
- a CDS encoding N-acetylmuramoyl-L-alanine amidase encodes MKKRYFNVVFAILVLCSMLLLSDKSVETMKHMFSRSKQPKEDHRLTVVIDAGHGGFDPGKVGVNGALEKDINLSIAMKLKDLLELNDLKVVMLRTTDEALHTEGVSNKKASDLKKRVQLMAEANPVLAVSIHQNSFPQESSYGSQVFYYTESEQGKEFAQIMQATLKECITDGNHRLEKPNKDYYLLKKSTCPLIIVECGFLSNHKEADLLVTEKYQREMAWAIHLGVMRYLNTIEQ; translated from the coding sequence ATGAAAAAACGTTACTTTAATGTTGTATTTGCAATCTTGGTCCTCTGTTCGATGTTACTTCTCTCAGACAAGAGCGTTGAAACCATGAAACATATGTTTTCAAGGTCGAAGCAGCCGAAAGAGGATCATAGGTTAACTGTTGTAATTGATGCTGGTCATGGAGGATTTGATCCTGGAAAAGTTGGAGTGAATGGAGCACTTGAAAAAGATATCAATCTGTCGATTGCGATGAAATTAAAGGATTTATTAGAACTTAATGATCTAAAGGTGGTTATGCTACGAACCACAGATGAAGCTCTTCATACAGAAGGTGTTTCCAATAAAAAGGCATCCGATTTAAAAAAACGAGTTCAATTAATGGCAGAAGCAAATCCAGTCTTAGCAGTAAGCATTCATCAAAACAGTTTTCCGCAAGAATCAAGTTATGGTTCACAAGTATTTTATTATACGGAGTCTGAACAGGGGAAAGAATTTGCTCAGATAATGCAAGCAACATTAAAAGAATGTATTACCGATGGTAATCATAGATTGGAAAAACCAAATAAGGACTATTACCTACTTAAGAAGTCCACTTGTCCACTCATTATTGTTGAGTGTGGCTTCCTTTCCAATCATAAGGAGGCGGATCTATTGGTTACTGAAAAATATCAAAGGGAAATGGCATGGGCAATTCATTTAGGTGTGATGAGGTACTTAAATACGATAGAGCAATAA
- a CDS encoding glycosyl hydrolase family 18 protein produces the protein MKKRTKLAFIGTIAVVVVVLAIVVSYIVEKNTPSKEVKALSEFYQVPEGEAMVIMDDIVYERNAKLLDGVLYMDLETIKVKFNQRFYWDAIENVLIYTTPTEIIKAEVGTKDYLVNKNKVSSNYPIVKMVNTEVYVALPFVAEYSDMRYKAYENPDLVVIQCKWGDYLFADVENATQIRTGASIKSPILKELNKGDRVLLINNGGNQQNGFLTVMTEEGIRGFVRKKNLSNSYYDKVTSNFEAPVYESITKDYKINLTWHQVTNQEANKKLAEVLDSTKGVTTISPTWYRINSAEGTLASLASESYIEKAHSMGIEVWALVDNFDPTVDTFEVLSKTSSRERLINELIAQAIKYNLDGINIDFESLSVETGPHYIQFLRELSVKCRSNQIVLSSDTYVPASYSKFYDRQEQGAVLDYVIIMAYDEHHSKSEEAGSVASIGFLQKAIEDTLLQVPKEKLIMGIPFYARLWKEYTELGNPALASEAVSMTSAEKTLEANKATKSWDQTTGQYYAEYEKDGAKYKIWLEEEESIEAKLKLISEADLAGVASWRLGFEKPSIWNVIQKYVN, from the coding sequence ATGAAAAAAAGAACAAAGCTTGCATTTATTGGAACTATCGCAGTAGTGGTTGTTGTACTTGCGATTGTTGTATCTTATATCGTAGAGAAAAATACACCAAGTAAAGAAGTAAAAGCACTATCGGAATTCTATCAAGTACCGGAAGGGGAAGCGATGGTCATCATGGATGATATCGTTTATGAGAGAAATGCAAAACTTCTGGATGGTGTTTTATATATGGATCTTGAAACCATAAAAGTTAAGTTCAATCAGAGGTTTTATTGGGATGCGATAGAAAATGTATTAATCTACACAACGCCAACAGAAATTATTAAGGCAGAGGTAGGTACAAAAGATTATCTTGTAAATAAAAATAAAGTATCATCAAATTATCCAATCGTAAAGATGGTGAATACAGAAGTTTATGTAGCACTACCCTTTGTTGCAGAATATTCAGATATGCGTTATAAAGCTTATGAAAATCCGGATTTAGTTGTAATTCAGTGTAAATGGGGAGATTACTTATTTGCTGATGTAGAGAATGCAACACAGATAAGAACAGGAGCATCCATTAAAAGTCCCATATTAAAAGAACTAAATAAAGGGGATCGTGTTTTATTAATCAATAATGGCGGAAATCAACAAAATGGATTCTTAACCGTTATGACAGAAGAAGGAATTAGGGGATTCGTCCGTAAAAAGAACCTTTCAAATTCTTACTACGATAAGGTAACAAGTAACTTTGAAGCTCCTGTTTATGAAAGTATCACGAAGGATTATAAGATTAATTTAACTTGGCATCAGGTTACCAATCAAGAGGCTAATAAAAAGTTAGCAGAGGTATTAGATTCTACCAAGGGTGTTACGACGATATCGCCAACTTGGTATCGTATTAATTCGGCAGAAGGAACATTAGCCTCTTTGGCAAGTGAAAGCTATATAGAAAAAGCTCATAGTATGGGAATTGAAGTTTGGGCCCTAGTGGATAATTTTGATCCTACTGTTGATACGTTTGAAGTATTATCAAAAACTTCAAGCAGAGAGCGTTTGATTAATGAATTGATAGCACAAGCCATAAAATATAACCTCGATGGTATTAATATTGATTTTGAGAGTTTATCGGTAGAGACTGGCCCACATTACATTCAATTTTTACGTGAATTATCTGTCAAATGCCGAAGCAACCAGATTGTATTATCTTCCGATACTTATGTTCCTGCATCTTACTCTAAGTTCTATGATAGACAAGAACAGGGGGCAGTACTTGATTATGTTATAATTATGGCATATGATGAGCATCACAGTAAATCAGAAGAAGCTGGTTCTGTTGCATCTATCGGATTTCTACAAAAAGCAATCGAAGATACGCTACTCCAAGTGCCAAAGGAAAAGCTTATTATGGGAATACCATTTTACGCAAGACTATGGAAGGAATATACGGAACTTGGTAATCCAGCACTTGCTTCAGAGGCAGTTAGTATGACGAGTGCTGAAAAAACGTTAGAAGCGAACAAAGCAACGAAGAGCTGGGACCAAACGACAGGACAATACTATGCTGAGTATGAGAAAGATGGTGCGAAGTATAAAATCTGGCTAGAGGAAGAGGAATCCATCGAAGCTAAGTTGAAACTTATCTCTGAAGCTGATTTGGCGGGTGTTGCAAGTTGGAGATTAGGATTTGAAAAACCTAGCATATGGAATGTAATTCAGAAATATGTGAATTAG
- a CDS encoding serine/threonine protein kinase: MQNDLWFGKYRIQKELKRHEDTIVYLAEHISLHSLCILKKIDKKSPLCKGLYQEAKILSSLHHASIPCVFDFIETENFTCLILQYLPGKTLLSVCQSIELSEKLILSYAILLCDILKYLHSQKQPVLHLDIKPSNLLISESELYLIDFGNAIRKSDIRKDFLGTKWFAPPEQYEQSILDERSDIYAFGMVLYYMVFGQEYTRRKGENIEENNRCSKELSAVINRCLMLKKTIRYSSIVEIKKRLLQIQQKQNKTGEGKSAAIYTVSGSQRHIGCTHFAMKLCKFLKFQYGNCLYIESNPTCAVRDMLTENGRLNSDGIYEYEGIPMLPFYEGRILSDEMLSKYKHIVYDYGVLSEENREGFLKGKHCFSVVGAKDWELTNSKQQLILLRNSKVIYLANFITTKEQAKLLRTMNLQIERLPYESYTLTGKTSETMKLLRDIL, encoded by the coding sequence ATGCAAAACGACCTTTGGTTTGGAAAATATCGTATCCAAAAAGAACTGAAAAGACATGAGGATACTATAGTATATTTAGCGGAACACATATCGTTACATAGTCTTTGTATTTTAAAGAAAATTGATAAAAAATCTCCTTTGTGTAAGGGACTTTACCAAGAGGCGAAAATTCTTAGCAGTCTGCATCATGCATCAATTCCCTGCGTCTTTGATTTCATTGAAACTGAAAATTTTACTTGCTTGATCCTTCAATATCTGCCAGGTAAAACATTACTAAGTGTCTGCCAATCTATTGAACTTTCTGAGAAGTTGATTCTATCATATGCAATCTTATTATGTGATATTCTTAAGTATCTTCATTCCCAAAAGCAACCTGTACTTCATCTTGACATAAAACCCTCAAATCTTTTGATATCCGAATCGGAGCTTTATTTAATTGACTTTGGTAATGCGATTAGAAAATCAGACATCAGAAAAGATTTTTTAGGTACAAAATGGTTTGCACCACCAGAACAGTATGAACAATCAATACTTGATGAGCGTTCAGATATCTATGCATTTGGTATGGTATTGTATTATATGGTGTTTGGACAAGAATATACGAGGAGAAAAGGGGAAAATATTGAAGAAAATAACCGATGTAGCAAGGAATTATCGGCGGTTATTAATCGTTGTTTAATGCTTAAGAAGACAATCAGATATTCGTCTATCGTAGAGATTAAAAAACGATTACTACAGATACAACAAAAACAAAATAAAACCGGAGAAGGAAAATCAGCAGCTATTTACACAGTCAGTGGTTCACAGCGTCATATTGGATGTACTCATTTTGCAATGAAATTATGTAAATTTTTAAAATTTCAATATGGTAATTGCCTCTATATCGAAAGCAATCCTACATGTGCAGTACGTGATATGTTAACGGAAAACGGGAGATTAAATTCAGATGGAATCTACGAATATGAAGGAATTCCTATGTTACCTTTTTACGAAGGTAGAATTCTCTCGGATGAAATGTTATCTAAGTATAAACATATTGTTTATGATTATGGAGTTCTTAGTGAGGAAAATAGAGAGGGCTTCTTAAAAGGAAAACATTGTTTTTCTGTTGTTGGGGCGAAGGATTGGGAATTAACTAACTCAAAACAACAGCTTATTCTACTTAGGAATAGTAAAGTGATTTATTTAGCAAATTTTATTACAACAAAGGAGCAGGCAAAGCTATTACGCACCATGAATTTACAAATTGAACGATTGCCATATGAATCATATACGCTCACAGGAAAAACATCCGAAACGATGAAATTGCTAAGAGATATCTTGTGA
- a CDS encoding adaptor protein MecA has product MKLEKISDTQIRCTLNKEDLMDRELRISELAYGSDKAKQLFREMMQQAAYEFGFEAEDIPLMIEATPVSADCLVLVITKVEDPDELDTRFSSFTPYASDDDDDLEEEEEEEDAYADEILNCFEHLGELLGKREKSNSSKEEFVPTQKQSEKQAKANEEFVQLASSLYKIFSFRNLSELTGLARIIVPFYQGYNTLYKNPVDSKYYLVVHISRHTPEDFNKVCNIISEYGKSEKTNYASISYYKEHYDVIIADKAIQKLSSL; this is encoded by the coding sequence ATGAAACTTGAAAAAATAAGCGATACTCAAATTCGATGCACACTGAATAAGGAAGATCTTATGGACCGGGAACTACGCATTAGCGAATTAGCATATGGTAGTGACAAAGCGAAACAGCTCTTTCGAGAGATGATGCAACAGGCTGCTTATGAATTTGGTTTTGAAGCGGAAGATATTCCACTGATGATAGAAGCAACACCGGTATCGGCAGATTGTTTGGTTCTTGTTATTACTAAAGTCGAAGATCCAGATGAATTAGACACCAGATTTTCCAGCTTTACACCTTATGCATCTGATGATGATGATGACTTAGAGGAAGAGGAAGAAGAGGAAGATGCTTACGCAGATGAGATCTTAAATTGTTTTGAACACCTTGGTGAATTACTCGGTAAACGCGAAAAAAGTAATTCTTCTAAGGAAGAATTTGTTCCAACCCAAAAGCAATCCGAAAAACAGGCGAAAGCTAATGAGGAATTTGTACAGTTAGCAAGCTCACTCTATAAAATATTTTCCTTCCGTAATTTAAGCGAACTCACAGGCTTAGCAAGAATCATCGTACCATTTTATCAAGGATATAACACATTATATAAAAATCCGGTAGATTCCAAATACTACTTAGTAGTGCATATCTCAAGGCATACACCGGAAGATTTTAATAAGGTATGTAACATTATCTCCGAATACGGGAAGTCAGAGAAGACAAATTACGCAAGTATTTCCTATTACAAAGAACATTATGATGTCATAATTGCAGACAAAGCGATTCAAAAATTAAGTTCACTATAA
- a CDS encoding DUF1858 domain-containing protein: MKITKDMIIADIIAIDQNLIPILLDTGMHCIGCPSAQGESLEEACMVHGIDVDELVAKLNAFEEAK; encoded by the coding sequence ATGAAAATTACGAAGGATATGATTATCGCAGATATCATTGCAATTGACCAGAATTTAATTCCTATTTTATTAGATACCGGAATGCATTGTATTGGATGTCCATCAGCTCAAGGAGAGTCATTAGAGGAAGCATGTATGGTTCATGGAATCGATGTAGACGAGTTAGTTGCAAAATTAAACGCTTTTGAAGAAGCAAAATAA
- a CDS encoding DUF362 domain-containing protein yields the protein MAYVINDGCISCGACASECPVGAISEGASHYEIDADACLDCGACASTCPTGAIEG from the coding sequence ATGGCATACGTAATTAACGATGGTTGCATCAGCTGTGGTGCTTGTGCAAGCGAATGTCCAGTAGGAGCTATCTCTGAAGGCGCTTCTCATTATGAGATTGATGCAGATGCATGCTTAGATTGTGGCGCTTGTGCATCTACTTGCCCAACAGGAGCTATTGAGGGTTAA
- a CDS encoding MerR family transcriptional regulator: MKDRIYMITEASKMIEVKPNELRYMEDQLELDIPRNELGYRYYKLQDIELLKTVNILKNEGFSFKVIQMILPYIDKLFSMEPGRIDLFKDKLGVATGLFGTKAQLNLRTQYAKWRDAMNLDDREEIKKLENLDAKGEVIDVQTMEEVTKRNEDVLEFHDTVEQKKSYDIEQTLEIVEEARVSKEVEAIGIKSEKNNQDKVKQFIQIMQGIMVDAMQENSQYLAKDISKTVSESVVKEIDYRMRLREEREEERYKQLDRLIRETQSKGQIAVTREYSNSNKKKESKFFKKNKVRI; this comes from the coding sequence ATGAAAGATAGGATTTATATGATAACGGAGGCTTCAAAAATGATTGAAGTTAAACCAAACGAGCTTCGATATATGGAAGATCAATTGGAACTGGATATCCCCCGCAATGAGTTAGGATATCGATACTATAAACTACAGGATATTGAATTATTAAAAACAGTAAACATATTAAAGAATGAAGGATTTTCTTTTAAGGTCATTCAGATGATATTGCCTTACATAGATAAGTTATTTTCCATGGAACCTGGACGTATTGATTTGTTTAAGGACAAGCTAGGAGTTGCGACAGGGCTTTTTGGTACAAAGGCACAGCTGAATTTACGCACTCAATATGCGAAGTGGCGGGATGCAATGAATTTAGATGATAGGGAAGAAATAAAAAAGCTAGAGAATTTGGATGCCAAAGGAGAGGTAATAGACGTGCAGACTATGGAAGAGGTTACGAAGCGAAATGAGGATGTCTTAGAGTTTCATGATACGGTAGAACAAAAGAAATCATACGATATCGAACAAACCCTGGAGATAGTAGAGGAAGCGAGAGTTTCTAAAGAAGTAGAGGCTATTGGTATTAAGTCTGAGAAGAATAATCAAGATAAAGTAAAGCAATTTATACAAATCATGCAGGGGATTATGGTGGATGCGATGCAAGAAAATAGCCAGTATTTAGCAAAGGACATAAGCAAAACGGTATCGGAATCTGTAGTGAAAGAGATTGATTATCGAATGAGATTAAGAGAGGAAAGAGAAGAGGAACGCTATAAACAGTTAGATAGACTTATCCGCGAAACGCAATCGAAAGGTCAGATAGCTGTAACAAGAGAATATAGTAATAGTAATAAAAAAAAGGAAAGTAAATTTTTTAAGAAAAATAAAGTTAGGATATAG
- the dnaB gene encoding replicative DNA helicase, with translation MDEAFIKKIQPHSAEAEQSVIGSMIMDRDAIITASEILNAEDFYQHQYGVLYDAMIELFQEGKPVDLITLQSKLKEKEVPPELCSLEFISDLIRSVPTSANVKYYATIVSEKALLRRLIKVTEGITNMCYLDKEKVEVVLEQTEKDVFSIVQNRSSGDFVSIKDIVIKSLDSIEAASKNKGSVTGIATGFYDLDYKMAGLQPSDLILIAARPSMGKTAFVLNIAEYVAVRSKITTAIFSLEMSKNQLVNRILSMNSKVDSQAIRSGELNDEDWAKLMESARTVGESGLIIDDTPGISITELRSKCRKFKLEHNLGLIIIDYLQLMSGGKKAESRQQEISEISRSLKALAREVNCPVIALSQLSRAVEQRPDKRPMLSDLRESGAIEQDADVVMFIYRDDYYNHDSEDAGVSEIIIGKQRNGPTGTVKLAWLSQFTKFANLER, from the coding sequence ATGGATGAGGCATTTATTAAGAAGATTCAACCGCATAGTGCAGAAGCCGAGCAATCGGTAATCGGCTCCATGATTATGGACCGAGATGCGATTATTACTGCCTCAGAAATATTGAATGCAGAAGATTTTTATCAGCATCAGTATGGAGTATTATACGATGCTATGATAGAACTGTTTCAGGAAGGAAAACCTGTAGATTTAATTACATTACAGAGTAAGTTAAAAGAAAAGGAAGTACCTCCGGAATTATGTAGCTTAGAGTTTATCAGTGATTTGATTCGTTCGGTTCCAACCTCAGCGAATGTAAAGTATTATGCAACGATCGTTAGTGAAAAGGCATTACTTCGCCGTTTGATTAAGGTGACAGAAGGAATCACCAACATGTGCTATCTTGATAAAGAGAAGGTAGAAGTGGTTTTAGAACAAACTGAGAAAGATGTTTTTAGTATTGTTCAAAACCGTAGTTCTGGTGATTTTGTAAGTATCAAAGATATTGTTATCAAATCCCTGGATAGTATTGAGGCAGCGTCAAAGAATAAGGGTAGCGTAACAGGTATCGCTACTGGTTTTTATGATTTGGATTATAAAATGGCTGGCCTACAGCCATCGGATTTAATATTGATTGCAGCAAGACCTTCTATGGGAAAAACAGCGTTTGTCTTAAATATAGCGGAATATGTTGCAGTACGAAGTAAAATAACGACAGCAATCTTTAGTCTAGAAATGTCAAAGAACCAGCTTGTAAATCGTATCTTATCGATGAACTCCAAAGTTGACTCTCAAGCAATCCGAAGCGGTGAGCTAAATGACGAGGACTGGGCAAAATTAATGGAGAGTGCAAGAACTGTTGGTGAGTCCGGGTTAATTATTGATGACACACCAGGTATTTCGATAACAGAGCTTCGTTCAAAGTGTAGAAAGTTTAAGTTAGAACATAATCTTGGATTGATCATTATCGACTATCTTCAGTTAATGTCAGGTGGTAAGAAAGCAGAATCGAGACAACAAGAAATATCAGAGATCTCTCGTTCTTTAAAAGCATTAGCTAGAGAGGTTAACTGTCCGGTAATTGCATTGTCTCAGTTATCTCGTGCGGTAGAGCAACGTCCGGATAAAAGACCAATGCTATCTGACCTTCGTGAATCTGGTGCAATTGAGCAGGATGCCGACGTTGTTATGTTTATTTACCGAGATGATTATTATAATCATGATTCCGAGGATGCTGGTGTATCAGAAATTATAATTGGTAAACAAAGAAATGGTCCAACAGGAACTGTAAAACTTGCTTGGTTATCTCAGTTTACAAAATTTGCGAACTTAGAGCGATAG
- the rplI gene encoding 50S ribosomal protein L9, translated as MQVILLDDVKALGKKGEVVNVSDGYARNFILPKKLGLEATPKNLNDLKLQKAAEAKLAQEILEQAQALAKEIESKSILLKIKSGEGGRTFGSVSTKEIAIALKEQLGHDIDKKKLVLNDPIKNMGTYTVPVKLHPKVTAELKVKVDSL; from the coding sequence ATGCAGGTTATATTATTAGATGATGTGAAAGCTCTTGGAAAGAAGGGCGAGGTGGTTAATGTAAGTGACGGATATGCAAGAAACTTTATCCTCCCAAAGAAATTAGGATTAGAGGCAACTCCTAAGAATTTGAATGATTTAAAGCTACAAAAAGCTGCAGAAGCAAAGCTAGCTCAGGAGATTTTAGAACAAGCCCAGGCTCTTGCAAAAGAAATTGAGTCAAAGAGCATTTTATTAAAAATCAAATCCGGTGAGGGTGGAAGAACATTCGGTTCCGTTTCAACAAAGGAAATTGCAATTGCATTAAAAGAACAATTAGGACATGACATTGATAAGAAGAAACTTGTGCTAAATGATCCAATTAAGAATATGGGAACTTATACCGTACCAGTAAAATTACACCCAAAAGTAACTGCAGAACTTAAGGTAAAAGTAGATAGTCTGTAA